Proteins from a genomic interval of Lycium ferocissimum isolate CSIRO_LF1 chromosome 2, AGI_CSIRO_Lferr_CH_V1, whole genome shotgun sequence:
- the LOC132048315 gene encoding uncharacterized protein LOC132048315, which yields MKREEKRQKLHEGLLRMLYPPPPSPPSEENDEEPLHILSQGLNLDQIPDELENDRGSSSSGDQESDNGPEKLTRAQRKRIRRKKLKEAASRRQDIIGPLLPTVESDGKGVNVSTIGEEPQGVRQNANEPDDAESCSKQNRLKQRRMAKKLVGGSSKPTGDSNKP from the exons atgaagagagaagagaaacgACAGAAGCTCCATGAAGGCCTCCTTCGGATGCTCTATCCTCCTCCACCATCACCTCCTTCGGAAGAAAACGATGAAGAACCACTTCACATTCTCAGTCAAGGCCTCAACTTGGACCAAATCCCAG ATGAACTGGAAAATGACAGGGGATCTTCCTCCTCTGGCGACCAGGAGTCTGATAATGGGCCTGAGAAACTCACAAGGGCCCAAAGGAAGAGGATTAGACGAAAGAAACTTAAGGAAGCAGCCTCTCGCCGTCAAGATATAATTGGGCCGTTGTTGCCTACTGTAGAGAGTGATGGTAAGGGTGTAAATGTGAGTACGATAGGTGAGGAACCACAAGGTGTTCGACAAAATGCCAATGAGCCAG ATGATGCAGAGTCTTGCTCGAAACAGAACAGACTAAAACAAAGAAGAATGGCTAAAAAGTTGGTTGGTGGCAGCTCAAAGCCAACTGGGGATAGCAACAAGCCTTGA
- the LOC132046764 gene encoding glycosyltransferase 6-like, which produces MAHTVFRAKQAASSRDKSLLVAAIGAVLLVCSIWSFTDPLPNLSTLLFNQNISSPEYCPPGREALDRSSDPPEKTFYDDPELSYTINKPVKNWDEKRIQWLKLHPSFAPGRVNRVLLLSGSQPTPCKNPKGDHFLLRFFKNKVDYCRIHGYDIYYGNNFFHPKMRSYWAKIPLVRAAMLAHPESEWILWVDSDAIFTDMDFKIPLHKYNDYNFIVHGWPDLIVKKKSWVAINAGIFLIRNCQWSMDFLDVWANMGPKSPEYKHWGKILRTTFKDKPFPESDDQSALSYFLLKGEHKWRSKIHAITDYSLHGYWLGIVNRFDKITENYTKIERDVPKLRRRHAEAVSESYAAAWDPLVAEGGDGRGGWRRPFITHFTGCQPCSGDHAAEYVGDSCWVGMERALNFADNQVLRNFGFMHDDIKSNSPVSPVNFDFPAEETEEFV; this is translated from the coding sequence ATGGCCCATACCGTGTTTCGGGCCAAACAAGCAGCTTCTTCAAGAGACAAATCTCTCTTAGTAGCAGCCATAGGTGCTGTTTTACTTGTCTGTTCTATTTGGTCATTCACTGATCCTTTGCCTAACTTATCAACTTTATTATTCAACCAAAATATTAGTTCACCCGAATATTGCCCACCGGGTCGTGAAGCCCTTGACAGGAGCTCCGACCCGCCCGAAAAGACATTCTACGATGACCCGGAACTCAGTTACACTATTAACAAACCGGTTAAAAACTGGGATGAGAAAAGAATCCAATGGCTGAAACTTCATCCTTCATTTGCTCCAGGAAGAGTTAACCGTGTACTACTCCTCAGTGGATCACAGCCAACTCCATGCAAGAACCCTAAAGGTGATCATTTTCTCTTAaggttttttaaaaacaaagttGATTACTGTAGAATACATGGCTACGATATTTACTATGGTAACAATTTTTTTCACCCTAAAATGCGTTCTTATTGGGCCAAAATACCACTTGTTCGGGCCGCCATGTTGGCCCATCCTGAATCTGAGTGGATTCTATGGGTTGATTCTGATGCTATATTCACTGATATGGATTTCAAGATTCCATTACACAAGTACAATGACTACAACTTCATTGTTCATGGTTGGCCTGATTTGATTGTTAAGAAGAAAAGTTGGGTAGCAATAAATGCAGGGATTTTTCTCATACGAAATTGCCAGTGGTCCATGGACTTTTTAGATGTTTGGGCCAATATGGGCCCGAAAAGCCCCGAATATAAACATTGGGGCAAAATTTTAAGGACGACTTTTAAGGACAAACCTTTCCCGGAGTCCGATGATCAGTCAGCACTGAGTTATTTTCTACTGAAAGGTGAACATAAATGGAGGAGCAAAATTCACGCGATTACTGATTACTCTTTACACGGATACTGGCTAGGAATAGTAAACAGATTCGACAAAATAACAGAGAATTACACGAAGATAGAAAGAGACGTACCAAAGTTAAGGCGTAGACACGCGGAGGCGGTGAGCGAGAGTTACGCGGCCGCGTGGGACCCGTTAGTGGCGGAGGGCGGTGATGGCAGAGGTGGTTGGAGGCGGCCGTTTATAACACACTTCACGGGATGTCAACCGTGTAGTGGGGACCACGCCGCGGAGTACGTGGGTGATTCTTGTTGGGTGGGAATGGAGAGAGCGTTGAATTTTGCGGATAATCAGGTGTTACGTAATTTTGGATTCATGCACGATGATATCAAAAGTAATTCACCTGTCTCTCCGGTAAATTTTGATTTTCCTGCAGAGGAGACAGAAGAATTCGTGTGA
- the LOC132046765 gene encoding putative glycosyltransferase 7 → MVTPTQLAQTQNTSYTSMAPNKQNCKSKFSSIFSDGFLFAGGSIVALLVVWAFWSFMSTTPNTDQSFFTPPTSKKSTLETSPDPVSSHFDLRYDPPDPTFYDDPDLGYTMEKPIKNWDEKRRQWLKLHPSFIPGSETRILMVSGSQSTPCKNPIGDHLLLRFFKNKVDYCRIHGYDIFYNNILLQPKMWSFWAKMPAVKAAMIAHPESEWIWWVDSDAAFTDMDFTLPLERYKAHNFVVHGWEKLIYEQKSWTSINAGVFLIRNCQWSMDLMEAWAKMGPQSPEYDKWGEILRTTFKDKIFQESDDQSGLAYLLLKEKEKWGDKIYVEEGYYFEGYWVEIVGTLDNITDKYLGVEKGEPRLRRRHAERVGESYVKVWEEHLKDAGYGRYSWRRPFITHFTGCQPCSGDHNQMYSGETCFDAMQKALNFADNQVLRKYGYMHKDLLDSSSVFPVPFNFPA, encoded by the coding sequence ATGGTAACTCCTACTCAGTTAGCCCAAACCCAAAATACATCTTACACATCAATGGCACCAAATAAGCAAAACTGTAAGAGcaaattttcttctattttctctGATGGGTTTCTCTTTGCTGGTGGAAGTATTGTTGCTTTACTAGTGGTATGGGCCTTTTGGTCCTTTATGAGCACTACCCCAAACACCGATCAAAGCTTTTTTACTCCTCCTACCAGCAAGAAATCCACTTTGGAAACTTCGCCCGACCCAGTTTCATCACACTTCGATTTAAGATATGACCCGCCTGACCCGACTTTCTATGACGACCCGGATTTGGGCTACACTATGGAGAAACCCATTAAAAACTGGGATGAGAAAAGAAGGCAATGGCTGAAGCTGCATCCCTCATTTATACCCGGGTCAGAAACCCGGATTCTGATGGTTTCCGGGTCACAATCCACACCGTGCAAGAACCCGATTGGCGATCATTTACTTTTGAGGTTCTTCAAGAACAAAGTGGACTACTGTCGAATCCACGGGTACGATATTTTTTACAACAACATTTTATTACAACCTAAGATGTGGTCATTTTGGGCAAAAATGCCCGCGGTTAAAGCAGCAATGATAGCTCATCCAGAATCCGAGTGGATCTGGTGGGTCGATTCGGATGCTGCTTTCACTGATATGGACTTTACACTTCCATTGGAAAGGTATAAAGCCCATAATTTTGTAGTCCATGGTTGggaaaaattaatatatgaGCAAAAAAGCTGGACTAGTATCAATGCTGGAGTTTTCTTGATTAGGAACTGTCAATGGTCTATGGACTTAATGGAAGCTTGGGCTAAGATGGGTCCGCAATCACCTGAGTATGATAAATGGGGTGAAATTTTACGTACCACGTTTAAAGACAAGATTTTTCAAGAATCAGATGATCAATCGGGTTTGGCGTATTTACTGTTGAAGGAGAAGGAAAAATGGGGTGATAAAATATACGTAGAAGAAGGATATTATTTCGAAGGCTATTGGGTGGAAATCGTGGGGACTTTAGATAATATTACAGACAAGTATTTAGGTGTCGAGAAAGGGGAACCTAGGTTAAGGAGAAGACATGCTGAGAGAGTTGGTGAGAGTTATGTTAAGGTGTGGGAGGAACACCTTAAGGATGCAGGGTATGGAAGGTATAGTTGGAGAAGACCGTTTATCACACATTTCACAGGTTGTCAGCCATGTAGTGGGGATCATAATCAGATGTATTCTGGTGAGACTTGCTTTGATGCTATGCAGAAGGCTTTGAATTTTGCTGATAATCAGGTGTTAAGGAAGTATGGGTATATGCATAAGGATTTGCTTGATTCTTCTTCTGTTTTTCCTGTGCCTTTTAACTTTCCTGCCTAA
- the LOC132046766 gene encoding heptahelical transmembrane protein 4-like, with protein sequence MGKDKEEMEEKLTSNESREDELLCAAKEGKGKRLWKKVKYQLVEYHSLPGYLKDNEYILGHYRAEWPLKQALLSIFTIHNETLNVWTHLIGFFLFLALTIYTAIQVPKVVDLHSLQNLPDALRKADLHKLQAELLTCLPSLPHMPDLHRFRDGLLRSPSNWHILDLLTNCLPERFSHSNHTDVCVLRSVKEDVANIIAPLLVRPITRWPFYAFLGGAMFCLLASSTCHLLSCHSERVSYLMLRLDYAGIAALISTSFYPPVYYSFMCYPSFCNLYLGFITLLGIGTILGSLLPVFQTPEYRTIRASLFFGMGLSGAVPILHKLVLFWHQPEALHTTGYELLMGIFYGIGALVYAMRVPERWMPGKFDIAGHSHQLFHVLVVAGAFTHYRAGLVYLRWRDQQGC encoded by the exons ATGGGGAAGGACAAAgaggaaatggaagaaaaattgaCTAGTAATGAGTCAAGGGAGGATGAATTATTGTGTGCTGcgaaggaagggaaaggaaagagattatggaagaaagtgaagTATCAGCTGGTGGAGTACCATTCGTTGCCTGGCTATTTGAAAGACAATGAATACATTCTTGGTCATTACCGGGCCGAATGGCCATTGAAGCAAGCGTTACTTAGCATTTTCACAATTCACAATGAGACCCTCAATGTTTGGAC GCATTTGATAGGGTTCTTCCTCTTCCTAGCGCTGACCATTTATACTGCAATCCAAGTTCCCAAGGTTGTAGATCTACATTCCTTACAGAATCTCCCTGATGCGCTGAGAAAGGCTGATTTGCACAAATTACAAGCAGAACTTTTGACTTGTCTTCCTTCTTTACCGCATATGCCTGATTTGCACAGATTTCGAGATGGTTTGCTAAGATCCCCCTCTAATTGGCATATCCTTGACCTCCTGACTAACTGTCTACCTGAGCGATTTTCCCACAGCAACCATACGGATGTCTGCGTACTG CGGAGTGTAAAGGAAGATGTGGCTAATATAATAGCACCATTGCTGGTGAGACCAATAACACGCTGGCCATTCTATGCTTTCCTTGGTGGGGCAATGTTTTGCTTGTTAGCAAGCAGCACATGTCATTTGCTTTCTTGCCATTCAGAACGTGTATCATACCTCATGCTGAGGCTGGACTATGCTGGTATCGCTGCCCTGATATCGACTTCATTTTACCCTCCTGTCTATTATTCCTTCATGTGTTACCCCTCCTTTTGCAATTTGTACCTGGGATTTATTACCCTCCTGGGAATTGGCACAATATTGGGTTCCCTCCTTCCTGTGTTCCAGACCCCAGAATATCGAACCATTCGAGCATCTCTATTTTTTGGTATGGGATTGTCAGGTGCGGTACCTATTCTGCACAAACTGGTTCTATTTTGGCACCAACCCGAGGCGCTTCACACGACTGGATATGAACTTTTGATGGGTATATTTTATGGCATTGGAGCACTGGTATATGCCATGAGAGTTCCAGAAAGATGGATGCCCGGGAAGTTTGACATTGCTGGCCACAGCCACCAACTATTTCATGTACTTGTGGTGGCAGGGGCTTTTACTCATTACCGTGCTGGGTTGGTTTATCTCCGGTGGCGGGACCAGCAAGGGTGCTAG